One genomic region from Epinephelus moara isolate mb chromosome 8, YSFRI_EMoa_1.0, whole genome shotgun sequence encodes:
- the lrrc2 gene encoding leucine-rich repeat-containing protein 2, producing MGLGTRLDVPVGDLSLIRGLWEVRVRKYRQRQKKEQERIEKSALPKIDQQWQYRIYCKTLKSKERTLLHQYLERSTLSPHLQPHTESGQEDHTDEQEQKDPEQNKLIFQLDGDQWMDFPRELQWMTYLKEWHVHGTKISRLPDYLRLFTQLTVLEIPKNAIAELPPAIGKLTCLKELNVSYNRLSKVPPELGNCENLTRLELTGNLNLSELPFELSSLKQVVHLDIAENKFISIPICALRMSSLQLLDLSNNSLTDLPQDMDRLEQLVTLLVHKNQLTYLPHCLTNISTLKMIVVSGDELNCIPTKLCRNPDIKFIRLYDSRVSEEKKKKEEEEKKKEKNKRKRWSQQKKEEVKKDGGEKEFIEAYINSLKDRDTIPEATTKVSISCLL from the exons ATGGGTCTGGGGACGAGGTTGGATGTGCCTGTGGGCGACCTCTCTCTGATCAGAGGACTGTGGGAGGTTCGAGTGAGGAagtacagacagagacagaagaaggAGCAGGAGAGGATCGAGAAGAGCGCGCTGCCAAA gatCGACCAGCAGTGGCAGTATCGTATCTACTGTAAGACACTAAAGAGCAAGGAACGCACCCTGCTGCATCAGTACCTGGAGAGATCTACTCTGTCACCTCATTTACAGCCACACACAG AATCAGGGCAGGAGGATCACACAGACGAGCAGGAACAGAAAGATCCAGAGCAGAACAAACTCATCTTCCAGCTGGATGGAGATCAGTGGATG GACTTCCCGAGGGAGCTGCAGTGGATGACCTACCTGAAAGAGTGGCACGTCCATGGGACAAAGATCAGCCGGCTGCCTGACTACCTGCGTCTGTTCACTCAGCTCACCGTGCTCGAGATCCCCAAAAACGCCATTGCCGAGCTGCCACCTGCGATCG GTAAACTGACCTGTCTGAAGGAATTAAATGTCAGCTACAACCGTCTGAGCAAAGTTCCACCAGAACTTGGAAACTGCGAGAACCTGACGAGACTCGAACTGACGGGAAACCTGAACCTGTCGGAGCTGCCGTTTGAG CTGAGCAGCCTGAAGCAGGTGGTTCACCTGGACATCGCGGAGAACAAGTTCATATCGATCCCCATCTGCGCTCTGAGGATGAGCAGCCTGCAGCTGTTGGACCTGAGCAACAACAGTCTGACCGACCTGCCGCAGGACATGGACAG gtTGGAGCAGCTGGTCACCCTCTTAGTCCATAAGAACCAGCTGACGTACCTCCCTCATTGTCTCACCAACATCTCCACGCTCAAGATGATCGTCGTCAGCGGCGACGAGCTCAACTGCATCCCAACCAAACTGTGCAGAAACCCCGACATCAA GTTTATCCGACTGTACGACAGCCGAGTGagtgaagagaagaagaagaaagaagaggaggagaagaagaaagagaagaacaAGAGGAAGAGGTGGAGTCAGCAGAAAAAGGAGGAAGTGAAGAAGGACGGTGGAGAGAAGGAGTTCATCGAGGCGTACATCAACTCGCTGAAGGACAGAG